A single window of Intrasporangium calvum DSM 43043 DNA harbors:
- a CDS encoding cobyrinate a,c-diamide synthase, with product MTTGPAPTVLPRFVVAAPASGHGKTTVATGIMAALVREGLDVTGFKVGPDYIDPGFHALATGRPGRNLDPFLCGEDLVEPLLLHGARASGPTDVAVVEGVMGLFDGQIDGAGFASTAHVAALTHSPVVLVLDVSHLSRTAGAIVHGLTTFEPGTHIGGVVLNKASSERHVREVRAAVESTGVPVLGVIPRDAGVEAPSRHLGLVPAEELDGSAGLVAHLAQRVSEHVDLPAVLRIAHGAPPLTAAPWDPAAALGNPPVSGPRPVVAVAGGRAFTFRYAETEELLYAAGLAPVPFDPLRSPALPDGTAGLYLGGGFPEVHAAELSGNAGLRDSVRAAVAAGLPTVAECAGLLYLCESVDGHPMVGAVPGRAAMGPSLILGYRNAVAPSSSLLGAAGTRVTGHEFHRTTVAWATGRTDAVASADPAWLLDGRSDGIALDPAGTGTPTVHASYLHTHWAGHPGLASRFADAVHAFAAAPTPSSAHLVPSSAKPPTPSSAHFVPSSAAPSQCLGDADGHDLLHHGDRDVQRGLVDLAVNVRRAAPPAWLADVIAGTIDGLGTYPDTRQARQALAARHGVDPSCVLPTSGGAEAFTLVARGIATRQALVVHPQFTEPEAALRAAGHAVGRHVLTADHGFRLDPAAVPAQPDLVFVGNPTNPTGVLHPAEALRALRGDGRVLVVDEAFMDAVPGEPESLLQPGADLRGVLVLRSLTKTWGLAGLRAGYVVGDPGLVAGLAAVQPPWSVSTPALAAMVACSSPAAMAEADRAAGLIAEDRATLVERLTETGLTVVPDSAAPFVLVDTSGLGPGSIREHLAARGFAVRRGETFPGLGPTWIRVAVRTPDVSAALAGALTDLRRSLRAS from the coding sequence GTGACGACCGGACCCGCCCCGACGGTGCTGCCGCGGTTCGTCGTCGCGGCGCCCGCGTCCGGACACGGCAAGACCACCGTGGCGACGGGAATCATGGCGGCCCTCGTGCGCGAGGGCCTCGACGTGACGGGGTTCAAGGTCGGCCCCGACTACATCGACCCGGGCTTCCACGCGCTCGCCACGGGTCGTCCCGGGCGCAACCTCGACCCCTTCCTCTGTGGCGAGGACCTGGTCGAGCCGCTGCTCCTGCACGGCGCGCGAGCGAGCGGTCCCACGGACGTCGCCGTCGTCGAGGGCGTCATGGGCCTCTTCGACGGGCAGATCGACGGCGCGGGCTTCGCGTCGACGGCGCACGTCGCGGCGCTGACGCACAGCCCGGTCGTCCTCGTCCTCGACGTCAGTCACCTGTCCCGGACGGCCGGGGCGATCGTCCACGGGCTGACGACGTTCGAGCCCGGCACCCACATCGGCGGCGTGGTCCTCAACAAGGCCTCGTCCGAACGGCACGTCCGCGAGGTCCGCGCTGCGGTGGAGTCGACCGGCGTCCCGGTCCTCGGGGTGATCCCTCGCGACGCAGGTGTCGAGGCGCCGTCGCGGCACCTCGGCCTCGTTCCGGCCGAGGAGCTGGACGGGTCGGCCGGGCTCGTGGCCCACCTCGCCCAGCGGGTCAGCGAGCACGTCGACCTTCCTGCCGTGCTGCGGATCGCGCACGGGGCGCCTCCCCTGACCGCGGCTCCGTGGGACCCTGCAGCAGCACTGGGCAACCCACCCGTCTCAGGCCCCCGGCCGGTCGTCGCCGTCGCGGGCGGGCGCGCCTTCACCTTCCGCTACGCGGAGACCGAGGAGCTCCTGTATGCCGCTGGGCTCGCTCCCGTGCCCTTCGACCCGTTGCGCTCGCCCGCCCTTCCGGACGGCACGGCCGGGCTCTACCTCGGCGGCGGCTTCCCGGAGGTCCATGCGGCCGAGCTGTCCGGCAACGCGGGCCTGCGCGACTCGGTCCGCGCGGCGGTCGCGGCGGGGCTGCCCACGGTCGCAGAGTGTGCCGGACTGCTCTACCTGTGCGAGTCGGTCGACGGACACCCGATGGTCGGTGCGGTCCCGGGCCGCGCCGCCATGGGTCCTTCCCTCATCCTCGGGTACCGGAACGCGGTGGCGCCCAGCAGCTCGCTCCTCGGTGCCGCGGGAACCCGGGTCACGGGGCACGAGTTCCACCGGACCACCGTCGCGTGGGCGACCGGTCGGACGGACGCCGTCGCTTCGGCGGACCCGGCCTGGCTCCTCGACGGTCGCAGCGACGGGATCGCGCTGGACCCGGCGGGCACCGGCACTCCGACGGTCCACGCCTCCTACCTGCACACGCACTGGGCCGGTCATCCCGGGCTGGCGAGCCGGTTCGCCGACGCGGTCCACGCCTTCGCCGCCGCGCCCACCCCGTCGAGTGCGCACTTGGTGCCGTCCTCCGCCAAACCCCCCACCCCGTCGAGTGCGCACTTCGTGCCCTCCTCTGCCGCGCCCTCGCAGTGTCTGGGGGATGCGGACGGCCACGACCTGCTGCACCACGGGGATCGCGACGTGCAACGCGGCCTCGTCGACCTCGCCGTCAACGTCCGACGCGCCGCGCCGCCGGCCTGGCTCGCCGACGTCATCGCCGGGACCATCGACGGGCTCGGCACCTACCCCGACACCCGACAGGCCAGGCAGGCCCTCGCCGCGCGGCACGGGGTCGACCCGTCCTGCGTGCTGCCGACCTCGGGCGGCGCCGAGGCGTTCACGCTCGTCGCTCGCGGGATCGCCACCCGTCAAGCCCTCGTCGTCCACCCGCAGTTCACCGAGCCGGAGGCGGCGCTCCGCGCGGCAGGTCACGCCGTCGGGCGGCACGTCCTGACCGCGGACCACGGCTTCCGGCTCGACCCGGCCGCAGTTCCCGCACAGCCCGACCTCGTCTTCGTCGGCAACCCGACCAACCCCACCGGTGTCCTCCACCCCGCCGAGGCACTGCGAGCCCTGCGTGGTGACGGACGGGTCCTCGTCGTCGACGAGGCCTTCATGGATGCCGTGCCGGGAGAGCCGGAGTCGCTCCTGCAGCCCGGAGCCGACCTGCGCGGGGTGCTGGTGCTGCGGTCGCTGACCAAGACCTGGGGTCTCGCCGGTCTGCGGGCCGGCTACGTGGTCGGGGACCCGGGCCTCGTCGCGGGCCTCGCCGCCGTGCAGCCCCCGTGGTCGGTCTCCACGCCTGCCCTCGCCGCCATGGTGGCCTGCAGCTCTCCGGCGGCGATGGCCGAGGCGGACCGTGCGGCTGGGCTCATCGCCGAGGACCGCGCCACCCTGGTCGAGCGGCTCACCGAGACCGGCCTGACCGTGGTGCCGGACTCCGCAGCCCCGTTCGTCCTCGTCGACACGTCGGGCCTCGGACCCGGCTCGATCCGCGAGCATCTGGCCGCGCGCGGGTTCGCCGTGCGCCGCGGGGAGACCTTCCCGGGGCTCGGCCCCACCTGGATCCGCGTCGCTGTGCGGACGCCCGACGTCAGTGCCGCCCTCGCGGGTGCCCTGACCGACCTCCGAAGGAGCCTCCGTGCCTCTTGA
- the cobO gene encoding cob(I)yrinic acid a,c-diamide adenosyltransferase encodes MKGQPTHVPADGLTTRQRRNRPLLMVHTGEGKGKSTAAFGLALRGWNQGWSVGVFQFVKSAKWRIGEQTAVETLGELHRETGRGGPMEWHKMGSGWSWSRKEGTEDDHAAAAAEGWAEVKRRLRAETHGLYVLDEFTYPMTWGWVDVDDVVATLAGRPGQQHVVITGRRCPEPVLELADLVTHMTKVKHPFDEGQKGQRGIEW; translated from the coding sequence ATGAAGGGCCAGCCGACGCACGTCCCCGCTGACGGCCTGACGACGCGCCAGCGCCGCAACCGGCCCCTCCTCATGGTCCACACCGGCGAGGGCAAGGGCAAGTCGACCGCGGCGTTCGGGCTTGCCCTGCGCGGCTGGAACCAGGGCTGGTCGGTCGGCGTGTTCCAGTTCGTCAAGAGCGCGAAGTGGCGGATCGGGGAGCAGACCGCTGTCGAGACGCTCGGCGAGCTGCACCGAGAGACCGGGCGGGGCGGCCCGATGGAGTGGCACAAGATGGGCTCGGGCTGGTCCTGGTCCCGCAAGGAGGGCACCGAGGACGACCATGCCGCCGCCGCCGCGGAGGGCTGGGCCGAGGTGAAGCGGCGCCTTCGGGCCGAGACGCACGGCCTCTACGTGCTCGACGAGTTCACCTACCCCATGACGTGGGGCTGGGTCGACGTCGACGACGTCGTCGCCACCCTGGCCGGCCGGCCGGGGCAGCAGCACGTCGTCATCACCGGACGCCGCTGCCCGGAGCCCGTCCTCGAGCTCGCCGACCTCGTCACGCACATGACCAAGGTCAAGCACCCCTTCGACGAGGGCCAGAAGGGCCAGCGCGGGATCGAGTGGTGA
- a CDS encoding magnesium chelatase subunit D family protein, with the protein MHVYPFSAIVGSDDLALALVLTAVSPGIGGVLIRGEKGTAKSTAVRGLAGVLPRQAVVAGCRFGCDPAAADPACPDGPHDAAAEPATRPARVVELPVGATEDRVVGSLDLRQALGHGVTAFEPGLLAAANRGILYVDEVNLLQDHLVDVLLDAAAMGRCTVERDGVSVSHQARIVLVGTMNPEEGELRPQLLDRFGLAVDVAAPREPAARAEVVRRRLAHDADPGAFVSRFAPDEDALRSRIAEARSRLSEVALPDSMLTLIAEVCAAFEVDGLRADIVTARAAIAHAAWAGRPAVTRADIRAAGRLALPHRRRRNPFDAPGLDEDLLDEILGEDPPAGPPDPTDPTDPPDPPDPTDGSSGPHRQDGASSDRPGQDGTGTDGPEPGSTESGSPGPDDPAAHRSVAGATDSRDLPEEGAATGAPPGSAGRPTTAAAGSPYRARVLTAKGVGHGESGRRSRAITSTGHAIGATADRGSADRSTGRGLHLPATIRAAARHQQRRGRTDGPLVLDVSDLRRPVRQGRESNLVLLCVDASGSMAARRRMEAVKAAILSLLLDAYQRRDKVGLVTFRGAGAELVLPPTSSVDIAARRLADLAHGGRTPLAEGLLTAYSALRTERIRDPRRRPLLVVVTDGRATAGPDAVARAGVVAARLREERVDSVVIDCETGRFRLGLAAALAVRLGAEHLSVGDVAADTIADVVRDQSIRTPGARREPAHPRGLVA; encoded by the coding sequence GTGCACGTCTACCCGTTCTCCGCCATCGTCGGCTCCGACGACCTGGCCCTGGCCCTGGTCCTCACGGCGGTCTCGCCCGGGATCGGGGGTGTTCTCATCCGCGGCGAGAAGGGCACGGCGAAGTCGACCGCGGTGCGCGGCCTCGCCGGCGTCCTGCCCCGGCAGGCGGTCGTCGCGGGCTGCCGCTTCGGGTGCGACCCCGCCGCTGCAGACCCGGCCTGCCCCGACGGGCCGCACGACGCTGCAGCCGAGCCCGCGACCCGGCCCGCTCGGGTCGTGGAGCTGCCCGTCGGAGCGACCGAGGACCGGGTCGTCGGGTCCCTCGACCTGAGGCAGGCCCTCGGCCACGGGGTCACCGCCTTCGAGCCGGGTCTGCTCGCCGCGGCGAACCGCGGCATCCTCTACGTCGACGAGGTCAACCTGCTCCAGGACCACCTCGTCGACGTCCTCCTCGACGCTGCCGCGATGGGCCGGTGCACCGTCGAACGCGACGGCGTCTCCGTCTCCCACCAGGCCCGCATCGTCCTGGTCGGCACGATGAACCCCGAGGAGGGAGAGCTGCGACCACAGCTGCTCGACCGCTTCGGACTCGCGGTCGACGTCGCCGCACCCCGCGAGCCCGCGGCCCGGGCCGAGGTCGTGCGGCGCCGCCTGGCCCACGACGCCGACCCGGGGGCCTTCGTGTCCCGTTTCGCGCCGGACGAGGACGCCCTGCGCAGCCGGATCGCCGAGGCCAGGTCCCGCCTCTCCGAGGTGGCCCTCCCCGACTCGATGCTGACGCTCATCGCCGAGGTGTGCGCCGCGTTCGAGGTGGACGGGCTGCGCGCCGACATCGTCACGGCCCGAGCCGCCATCGCGCACGCCGCCTGGGCCGGACGGCCCGCGGTCACGCGTGCCGACATCCGCGCCGCCGGCCGCCTCGCCCTTCCCCACCGACGTCGCCGCAACCCCTTCGACGCCCCGGGGCTCGACGAGGACCTGCTCGACGAGATCCTGGGCGAAGACCCACCAGCGGGCCCGCCCGATCCCACCGATCCCACAGACCCCCCCGACCCCCCCGACCCCACCGACGGGTCGAGCGGCCCGCACCGCCAGGACGGCGCGAGCTCCGATCGCCCCGGCCAGGACGGCACCGGCACCGACGGTCCCGAACCGGGCAGCACGGAGAGCGGGTCCCCGGGTCCGGACGACCCCGCCGCCCACCGTTCGGTCGCGGGCGCCACCGACTCGCGCGACCTCCCCGAGGAGGGCGCCGCAACCGGCGCGCCACCGGGCTCGGCGGGCCGCCCGACGACCGCCGCTGCTGGGTCTCCCTACCGGGCGCGCGTCCTCACCGCAAAGGGCGTCGGCCACGGCGAGTCGGGCCGACGCAGCCGGGCCATCACGTCGACCGGGCATGCGATCGGCGCCACGGCGGACCGGGGCAGCGCCGATCGAAGCACCGGTCGCGGCCTCCACCTACCGGCGACGATCCGGGCGGCCGCGCGCCACCAGCAGCGACGCGGCAGGACCGACGGCCCCCTCGTCCTCGACGTCTCGGACCTGCGCCGCCCCGTCCGGCAGGGCCGCGAGTCCAACCTCGTCCTGCTCTGCGTCGACGCCTCCGGCTCGATGGCAGCCCGACGCCGGATGGAGGCGGTCAAGGCGGCGATCCTCTCGCTGCTGCTCGACGCCTACCAGCGGCGGGACAAGGTCGGGCTGGTGACCTTCCGGGGTGCCGGTGCCGAGCTCGTCCTGCCACCCACGTCCTCCGTGGACATCGCGGCCCGCCGGCTCGCGGACCTGGCCCACGGTGGCCGGACTCCCCTCGCGGAAGGGCTCCTCACGGCCTACTCCGCCCTGCGCACCGAAAGGATCCGCGACCCGAGGCGTCGGCCGCTCCTCGTCGTCGTCACGGACGGGCGCGCCACGGCCGGACCGGATGCCGTGGCGCGCGCCGGGGTGGTGGCTGCCCGGCTGCGTGAGGAGCGGGTCGACTCCGTCGTCATCGACTGCGAGACGGGCCGTTTCCGCCTGGGGCTCGCCGCGGCCCTCGCGGTCCGACTCGGGGCCGAGCACCTGTCCGTGGGCGACGTCGCCGCCGACACGATCGCCGACGTCGTCCGTGACCAGTCCATCCGCACACCCGGCGCCCGACGCGAGCCGGCCCACCCGAGAGGACTGGTCGCCTGA
- a CDS encoding bifunctional cobalt-precorrin-7 (C(5))-methyltransferase/cobalt-precorrin-6B (C(15))-methyltransferase: MIEVIGVAAEGLVSLTPEARAVLDDAEVVLGGARHLAMLEPRPGRERIPWPSPLRANLPAVLAMVAGRRVVVLASGDPLVSGVGSTLVDLLGADAVTIRPAVSSVSLARAEMRCGAEESEVVTLVGRHFDGLRRHLSPAARLITLTHGEDSPSRIAALLAEEGYAASRLTVLGDLGTPTQSRTDGIAGSWEHGAAPRLHLVCIECVPDPGSVARSLAPGLDDSTFDHDGQLTKRIIRAAALAHLAPQPGDVMWDLGAGAGSVGIEFARQHPRIRVYAVERDQLRAKRIRTNADRLGVPTLEVVVASAADATGILPAPDAIFIGGGANGSLIRSAWCVLRPGGRLVVHGVTVETEMTILAAHRLHGGVVSRIAVEDLEPIGSFTGWKPSRTITQWAATKPRPHPISTSEPETT; encoded by the coding sequence GTGATCGAGGTCATCGGTGTCGCTGCAGAGGGTCTGGTGTCCCTCACACCTGAGGCGCGTGCCGTGCTCGACGACGCCGAGGTGGTGCTCGGTGGTGCCCGGCACCTGGCGATGCTCGAGCCTCGGCCCGGACGCGAGCGCATCCCCTGGCCGTCACCGCTCCGCGCCAACCTGCCCGCCGTCCTGGCCATGGTCGCGGGCCGTCGGGTGGTCGTGCTGGCCAGCGGTGACCCGCTCGTGTCGGGCGTCGGCAGCACCCTCGTCGACCTCCTCGGCGCCGACGCCGTCACGATCCGTCCCGCGGTGTCCTCGGTCTCGCTGGCTCGTGCCGAGATGCGCTGCGGCGCAGAGGAGTCCGAGGTCGTCACCCTCGTCGGGCGCCACTTCGACGGGCTGCGCCGCCATCTGTCACCCGCGGCGAGGCTCATCACGCTCACGCACGGTGAGGACTCGCCCAGCCGCATCGCTGCGCTGCTCGCCGAGGAGGGCTACGCCGCCAGCCGCCTCACCGTGCTGGGCGACCTCGGGACCCCGACGCAGTCGCGCACCGATGGCATCGCGGGCTCCTGGGAGCACGGCGCCGCTCCACGTCTGCACCTCGTGTGCATCGAGTGCGTCCCCGATCCCGGATCCGTTGCCCGCTCCCTGGCTCCGGGCCTCGACGACAGCACCTTCGACCACGACGGGCAGCTGACGAAGCGGATCATCCGTGCGGCCGCGCTCGCCCATCTCGCGCCGCAGCCCGGCGACGTCATGTGGGACCTCGGTGCCGGCGCCGGGTCGGTGGGCATCGAGTTCGCCCGCCAGCATCCCCGGATCCGCGTCTACGCAGTCGAGCGGGACCAGCTGCGCGCCAAGCGGATCCGCACCAACGCCGACCGACTCGGAGTCCCGACGCTCGAAGTGGTCGTCGCGAGCGCCGCCGATGCCACCGGCATCCTCCCGGCACCGGACGCGATCTTCATCGGTGGGGGAGCGAACGGCTCCCTGATCCGCTCGGCGTGGTGCGTGCTCCGGCCCGGGGGCCGGCTGGTCGTCCACGGGGTCACCGTCGAGACCGAGATGACGATCCTGGCCGCCCACCGGCTGCACGGGGGCGTGGTGAGCCGGATCGCCGTCGAGGACCTCGAGCCGATCGGCTCGTTCACCGGGTGGAAGCCGTCCCGGACCATCACCCAGTGGGCCGCGACGAAGCCGCGCCCGCACCCGATCTCGACCTCGGAGCCGGAGACCACGTGA
- the cobM gene encoding precorrin-4 C(11)-methyltransferase — translation MTVHFIGAGPGAADLLTLRAVRILSESAVCLYAGTYIGGEVLAHCPDGATLVDTANLHLDEIVAHCVAAHERGVDVARLCSGDPSLYSAVAEQTRRLDRAGVPWDVTPGVPAYAAAAALVGRELTVPEVAQTVVLTRAQRDSTKMPDTESLAHFARSRATLVLHLAIRRARELAASLVDDYGADCPVVVVANAEQPDQQILRGTLSDIGAQVEAADLRQAAVIIVGWALAATEFADSHLYGTRVRPPLA, via the coding sequence GTGACCGTCCACTTCATCGGCGCCGGACCGGGCGCCGCCGACCTGCTCACCCTGCGCGCCGTCCGGATCCTGTCCGAGTCCGCGGTCTGTCTCTATGCCGGGACGTACATCGGCGGCGAGGTGCTCGCGCACTGCCCCGACGGGGCCACGCTGGTCGACACGGCGAACCTCCACCTCGACGAGATCGTCGCGCACTGCGTCGCCGCGCACGAGCGTGGTGTGGACGTCGCTCGTCTCTGCTCGGGGGACCCGTCGCTCTACTCCGCGGTCGCCGAGCAGACCCGCCGACTCGACCGGGCCGGCGTCCCGTGGGACGTCACGCCGGGGGTGCCGGCCTATGCCGCTGCGGCCGCCCTCGTCGGGCGCGAGCTCACCGTGCCGGAGGTCGCCCAGACCGTCGTGCTCACCCGCGCCCAGCGGGACTCGACGAAGATGCCGGACACCGAGTCGCTCGCCCACTTCGCCCGGTCCCGAGCGACCCTGGTGCTCCACCTCGCCATCCGGCGGGCCCGCGAGCTCGCCGCGTCCCTCGTCGACGACTACGGCGCGGACTGCCCCGTCGTCGTCGTGGCCAACGCCGAGCAGCCCGACCAGCAGATCCTCCGCGGGACCCTCTCGGACATCGGAGCCCAGGTGGAGGCTGCGGACCTCCGGCAGGCTGCCGTCATCATCGTCGGGTGGGCCTTGGCCGCAACGGAGTTCGCGGACTCTCACCTCTACGGGACGCGGGTCCGGCCACCGCTCGCGTGA
- a CDS encoding energy-coupling factor ABC transporter permease: MHIAEGFLPPLHAAGWTLAAAPFVIHGGRAVARERRERPETTLLLGAAGAFTFLLSAIKLPSITGSSSHPTGVGLGAVLFRPPVMAFLSTVVLLFQALLLAHGGLTTLGANVFSMGVAGPWTAYLVWCTVRRVNHTAAVFAAVALADLATYAVTATQLALAFPDPATGFSGAMAKFLGVFAVTQVPLAVVEGLLAVLVLRLLGDIARPELERLDMLPAAVTRATEAPR, from the coding sequence GTGCACATCGCTGAAGGTTTCCTGCCGCCCTTGCACGCGGCGGGATGGACCCTGGCCGCAGCCCCCTTCGTCATCCACGGCGGCCGTGCCGTCGCCAGAGAGCGGCGGGAACGCCCCGAGACGACGCTGCTGCTCGGCGCCGCCGGAGCGTTCACGTTCCTCCTCTCGGCGATCAAGCTGCCCTCGATCACCGGGTCGTCCAGCCACCCGACCGGCGTGGGACTCGGCGCGGTCCTCTTCCGTCCGCCGGTGATGGCCTTCCTGTCCACCGTGGTGCTCCTCTTCCAGGCGCTGCTCCTCGCCCACGGCGGCCTCACCACCCTCGGCGCCAACGTCTTCTCCATGGGCGTCGCCGGTCCCTGGACGGCCTACCTCGTCTGGTGCACCGTACGCCGCGTCAACCACACGGCCGCCGTCTTCGCCGCCGTGGCGCTCGCCGACCTCGCGACGTATGCGGTCACCGCGACGCAGCTCGCCCTGGCGTTCCCGGACCCGGCGACCGGCTTCTCAGGGGCCATGGCCAAGTTCCTCGGCGTCTTCGCCGTGACCCAGGTCCCGCTCGCCGTCGTCGAGGGCCTGCTCGCGGTGCTCGTGCTGCGTCTGCTCGGCGACATCGCCCGGCCGGAGCTCGAACGGCTCGACATGCTGCCGGCTGCCGTCACCCGCGCGACTGAGGCGCCCCGATGA
- a CDS encoding energy-coupling factor ABC transporter substrate-binding protein, with protein MSRRAVNGLLVLAIVAVVGLALVLGAQRGESGADAYPGSDSQAMDLIESAHPAYEAWFEPLFRPESSQVESGLFALQAGLGGITLGYVVGRIHERRRRRAGEPAATPSDSAVSGRSDSSADRG; from the coding sequence ATGAGCCGCCGCGCCGTGAACGGTCTCCTCGTCCTGGCGATCGTCGCCGTCGTCGGGCTGGCCCTCGTCCTCGGAGCTCAGCGCGGCGAGAGCGGCGCGGACGCATATCCGGGGTCGGACTCGCAGGCCATGGATCTCATCGAGTCGGCCCATCCCGCCTACGAGGCGTGGTTCGAGCCGCTCTTCCGGCCGGAGTCGAGCCAGGTCGAGTCGGGCCTCTTCGCCCTCCAGGCGGGGCTCGGCGGGATCACCCTCGGCTACGTCGTCGGTCGGATCCACGAGCGCCGTCGGCGCCGCGCCGGCGAGCCGGCCGCCACCCCCAGCGACTCAGCCGTCTCCGGCAGATCCGACTCCTCCGCGGACCGCGGATGA
- the cbiQ gene encoding cobalt ECF transporter T component CbiQ → MSTGFALDDAAWASPWRRRAVGEKVLLAGGLVGVGISLPVWPGSVLAAAAALAILLGPAQVSPRVLARSVAAPLAFIVVGSLSVLVSLRWDGGPGVAVTEETRRSALSVLGHGTAGTLGVLVIAATTPMADLLGALRRLRVPDACIDVAGLVYRLVLVLLATVVQMGEAQAARLGYRDRRTTLRSSAALGAGLLVRSWDRARRLEEGLAGRGYTGSLPSLDPPRRTSLPFVATSLVALGAITTAALTMGGS, encoded by the coding sequence ATGAGCACGGGGTTCGCTCTGGATGATGCGGCCTGGGCCTCACCGTGGCGGAGACGCGCCGTCGGGGAGAAGGTGCTCCTCGCCGGTGGGCTCGTCGGGGTGGGGATCAGCCTGCCGGTCTGGCCCGGCTCGGTCCTGGCCGCTGCCGCGGCCCTCGCGATCCTGCTCGGCCCGGCGCAGGTCTCGCCGCGGGTCCTGGCCCGCAGCGTGGCCGCACCGCTGGCGTTCATCGTCGTGGGGTCGCTCTCGGTCCTCGTGAGCCTCCGGTGGGACGGGGGGCCAGGGGTCGCCGTCACCGAGGAGACGAGGCGGTCGGCCCTGTCCGTGCTCGGGCACGGGACCGCCGGCACGCTGGGTGTCCTCGTGATCGCCGCGACGACGCCGATGGCGGACCTGCTGGGCGCCCTCCGCCGGCTGCGGGTGCCCGATGCCTGCATCGACGTCGCGGGTCTGGTCTACCGGCTGGTCCTGGTCCTCCTCGCCACGGTCGTCCAGATGGGCGAGGCCCAGGCCGCCCGCCTCGGCTACCGGGACCGCCGCACCACCCTGCGCAGCTCGGCGGCCCTCGGTGCGGGACTCCTGGTCCGGTCGTGGGACCGGGCTCGGCGCCTCGAGGAAGGCCTTGCCGGGCGTGGCTACACCGGCAGCCTGCCCTCCCTCGACCCTCCTCGCCGGACCTCGCTGCCCTTCGTGGCGACGAGCCTGGTGGCGCTCGGTGCGATCACCACGGCGGCGCTGACGATGGGAGGGTCCTGA
- a CDS encoding energy-coupling factor ABC transporter ATP-binding protein yields the protein MGHLSLAARAVTVSYGGRTVLCAASLDVRPGSRLALLGANGSGKTTLLRVLSGALRPDAGQVRVGPDALRHSRAGLTAHRQQVQLVLQDPDDQLFAADVARDVSFGPLNLRLAEDEVRSRVDEALEVLGLRELAERPTHQLSFGQRKRVAIAGAVAMRPCLLLLDEPTAGLDATGADEMLTALHRLEEWGTTVLLSTHDVDFALAWATEVAVVEAGRVLQGDPGALLGDTGLLARARLRRPWVLELADRLDVSRGGAPSPRDLESLVAALTDFRV from the coding sequence GTGGGTCACCTGAGCCTCGCAGCCCGCGCTGTCACCGTCTCCTACGGCGGACGGACGGTCCTGTGCGCTGCCTCCCTCGACGTGCGACCCGGGTCGCGGCTGGCGCTCCTCGGGGCCAACGGCTCCGGCAAGACGACGCTCCTCCGGGTGCTCTCCGGTGCGCTGCGACCGGACGCCGGCCAGGTTCGTGTCGGCCCGGATGCCTTGCGGCACAGCAGAGCCGGCCTGACGGCCCATCGTCAGCAGGTGCAGCTCGTCCTCCAGGACCCCGACGACCAGCTCTTCGCGGCCGACGTGGCCCGTGACGTCTCCTTCGGACCGCTCAACCTCCGCCTCGCCGAGGATGAGGTCCGGTCCCGGGTCGACGAGGCGCTCGAGGTGCTCGGCCTGCGCGAGCTGGCCGAGCGCCCGACCCACCAGCTGTCCTTCGGGCAGCGCAAGCGCGTCGCCATCGCCGGGGCGGTCGCGATGCGGCCCTGCCTCCTGCTCCTCGACGAGCCGACCGCCGGGCTCGACGCCACGGGCGCCGACGAGATGCTCACGGCCCTGCACCGCCTGGAGGAGTGGGGGACCACCGTCCTGCTCTCGACCCACGACGTCGACTTCGCGCTGGCCTGGGCCACCGAGGTCGCCGTCGTCGAGGCCGGTCGCGTGCTCCAGGGCGATCCGGGCGCCCTCCTGGGTGACACCGGGCTGCTGGCCCGCGCCCGGTTGCGCCGGCCCTGGGTGCTCGAGCTCGCCGACCGCCTGGACGTCTCCCGGGGTGGTGCCCCGAGCCCGCGAGACCTCGAGTCCCTCGTCGCAGCCCTCACCGACTTCCGGGTTTGA
- a CDS encoding LutC/YkgG family protein, whose translation MSAREEILQRVRGAVADVTTPVGQRPVAPARTMHDLSDAGALELFAERVADYRATVIRVATADVPATVADALARLGCRSVVVPSGLDPAWTAGLDAAVTVLPEVEATSHAQLDAVDAVVTAAKVGIAVTGTIILDHGPDQGRRELTLVPDTHVCVIGADQVVPDVPDAVARLRPEVGAAQPLTWISGPSATSDIELNRVEGVHGPRNLVVVIAE comes from the coding sequence ATGAGCGCGCGAGAGGAGATCCTCCAGCGGGTACGAGGTGCGGTCGCCGACGTGACGACCCCAGTGGGCCAGCGTCCTGTCGCGCCGGCCCGGACGATGCACGACCTGAGTGACGCCGGCGCCCTGGAGCTGTTCGCCGAGCGGGTGGCGGACTACCGGGCGACCGTGATCCGGGTGGCGACCGCTGACGTGCCCGCCACCGTCGCCGACGCCCTGGCCCGGCTGGGCTGCCGCTCGGTCGTCGTGCCGAGTGGTCTGGACCCGGCCTGGACGGCGGGCCTGGACGCGGCGGTCACCGTACTGCCCGAGGTGGAGGCGACCAGCCACGCCCAGCTCGACGCGGTTGACGCGGTCGTCACCGCGGCCAAGGTCGGGATCGCCGTGACCGGCACGATCATCCTCGACCACGGCCCCGACCAGGGCCGGCGCGAGCTCACCCTCGTGCCGGACACCCACGTCTGCGTCATCGGCGCGGACCAGGTCGTCCCAGACGTGCCCGACGCCGTGGCGCGGCTCCGGCCAGAGGTCGGGGCTGCGCAGCCGCTCACGTGGATCAGCGGGCCGAGCGCGACGAGCGACATCGAGCTGAACCGGGTCGAAGGCGTCCACGGACCGCGCAACCTCGTGGTCGTCATCGCGGAGTGA